The following are from one region of the Flavimobilis soli genome:
- a CDS encoding polysaccharide biosynthesis tyrosine autokinase: MEIRTYLRIVRKSWIAISAITAFVLAAAVAVTLLMAPTYKATTQVFVSVQGSTSTSELLQGSNFAQNRVTSYTAMVDVPQVLDHVIEDLGLDTTVADLAENVSASSPLNTSLINIDAVDGNPQVAAQIADSVARRFSDVITEFERPAEGGASPVKLSVVRAAVVPLGPDSPNLKLNLALGLLAGLALGLGFAVLREVLDTGVRSDDDVAEVGTASVVAHIPISLDADAPRLVVQDAPLSGRAEAYRRLRTNLQFLELTANKRSIVVTSSLPGEGKSTTSANLALALADAGKSVVLVDADLRRPAIARYFGIEGAVGLTTVLIGEAEIDDVLQPWGDGRMQILTAGEVPPNPSEMLGSESMSRLLEELAERFDVVLLDSPPLLPVTDAAVLGRSTGGVLLVASAGLVHKAQLKTALGSLEAVGARILGVALNRVQGTKDGGYYYGEYRQQHGDEPQTSGAARTTRPRSARRAPRTRSAGTSASRSTDDGKSDPARRKRRRRVLAGVGAAVVLVVGGAAAWGLSAALTVRDELSAAAEAVTRAKDAATAGNTDSAQALVTAGREHAAAASAAMENPVLGIATHLPFVGDDVAVVGLVTDAVDEMTGTVVPGLLDALGVLEGDGLLKDGAVDLDALLAVRAPVLDADARISALSAELAGVPRAGLLDQVAAPVDQLAEVLDGVRPDLRTAVKAVSVLPTMLGGEGERNYLLVVQNSAEARSLGGIGGSFAVLNVKDGRLSVTAQGSSADVPSFDDPVIPLTEDEEATLGPLFAMFPQNPTMNPDFPRAAQAFQAMWEERQGLRVDGVLATDPVALAALLEVTGPVVVPASGTELSAENAVQVLLSDTYADVEGNESQDLFFQQAAVAVFDAVTSVSDARALMEPLAGSAREGRLLMWSADEAEQGHLDGTVLGGNLTGARGTSPVVGVYLNDSLSSKMTYYLETETHLRTDACGADAPSLGLDLTLRSTAPAGAAGLSDWVSGWSDGTQLYNVLVYAPTGGSIGKVTIDGEEIAEENRSRGVHDGLAVEVLAIELAPGETLDLSVEMTAGTELTGAPILRQTPGPRALVADTTKRACV, translated from the coding sequence GTGGAGATCAGGACGTACCTGCGGATCGTACGAAAGAGCTGGATCGCGATCAGCGCGATCACGGCGTTCGTGCTCGCGGCGGCCGTTGCCGTCACTCTGCTCATGGCGCCCACGTACAAGGCGACGACCCAGGTCTTCGTCTCCGTCCAGGGCAGCACCTCCACGTCGGAGCTCCTCCAGGGCTCGAACTTCGCGCAGAACCGGGTCACGTCGTACACCGCGATGGTGGACGTCCCGCAGGTTCTCGACCACGTGATCGAAGACCTGGGGCTCGACACGACCGTGGCCGACCTTGCGGAGAACGTGTCGGCGAGCTCGCCGCTCAACACGTCCCTGATCAACATCGACGCGGTCGACGGCAACCCTCAGGTCGCCGCCCAGATCGCTGACTCGGTCGCGCGACGGTTCAGCGACGTCATCACCGAGTTCGAGCGGCCCGCTGAGGGTGGGGCCTCCCCGGTCAAGCTGTCGGTCGTGCGCGCGGCGGTCGTCCCGCTCGGGCCGGACTCGCCGAACCTCAAGCTGAACCTCGCTCTTGGCCTGCTGGCCGGCCTTGCGCTCGGCCTCGGATTCGCGGTGCTGCGCGAGGTCCTGGACACCGGTGTCCGTTCGGACGACGACGTCGCGGAGGTGGGTACCGCTTCCGTCGTCGCGCACATCCCGATCTCGCTCGACGCCGACGCGCCTCGCCTCGTGGTGCAGGACGCTCCGCTGAGCGGGCGTGCCGAGGCGTACCGGCGCCTGCGGACCAACCTGCAGTTCCTCGAGCTGACGGCGAACAAGCGGTCGATCGTCGTGACGTCGTCGCTCCCCGGTGAGGGTAAGTCGACGACGAGCGCCAACCTTGCGCTCGCCCTCGCTGACGCTGGCAAGAGCGTCGTGCTCGTCGACGCCGACCTCCGTCGCCCGGCTATCGCCCGCTACTTCGGCATCGAGGGTGCCGTCGGCCTGACCACCGTGCTCATCGGCGAGGCGGAGATCGACGACGTCCTGCAGCCGTGGGGCGACGGCCGGATGCAGATCCTCACCGCGGGCGAGGTCCCGCCGAACCCGTCGGAGATGCTCGGGTCGGAGTCCATGTCCCGGCTGCTCGAGGAGCTTGCCGAGCGGTTCGACGTCGTCCTGCTGGACTCGCCCCCGCTCCTCCCTGTGACGGACGCTGCGGTGCTCGGCCGGAGCACGGGTGGTGTGCTCCTCGTCGCGAGCGCTGGTCTCGTCCACAAGGCTCAGCTGAAGACCGCGCTCGGCTCGCTCGAGGCTGTCGGGGCTCGCATCCTGGGCGTGGCGCTCAACCGCGTGCAGGGCACGAAGGACGGCGGCTACTACTACGGGGAGTACCGGCAGCAGCACGGTGACGAGCCGCAGACGTCGGGCGCTGCGCGCACCACGCGGCCCCGCTCGGCACGCCGCGCTCCGAGGACCCGCTCCGCTGGCACCTCGGCGTCTCGATCGACCGACGACGGGAAGTCGGACCCTGCGCGCCGCAAGCGCAGGCGCCGCGTCCTGGCAGGTGTCGGGGCCGCGGTCGTTCTCGTCGTCGGTGGCGCAGCCGCGTGGGGGCTCTCGGCCGCACTGACGGTGCGCGACGAGCTCTCGGCTGCTGCCGAGGCAGTCACGCGCGCGAAGGATGCCGCGACGGCGGGTAACACCGATTCGGCGCAGGCCCTCGTGACTGCGGGCCGCGAGCACGCGGCCGCGGCGTCGGCAGCGATGGAGAATCCCGTGCTCGGGATCGCGACCCACCTGCCGTTCGTCGGGGATGACGTCGCCGTGGTGGGTCTCGTGACCGACGCGGTCGACGAGATGACGGGCACCGTGGTGCCCGGCCTGCTGGACGCGCTCGGGGTGCTCGAGGGGGACGGTCTTCTGAAGGACGGTGCCGTCGACCTCGACGCGCTGCTCGCGGTCCGCGCGCCGGTGCTCGACGCGGATGCCAGGATCTCCGCGCTCTCGGCGGAGCTGGCGGGAGTCCCGCGTGCGGGGCTTCTCGACCAGGTCGCCGCGCCGGTGGACCAGCTCGCCGAGGTGCTTGACGGCGTCCGGCCGGACCTGCGGACCGCCGTCAAGGCGGTCTCGGTCCTGCCGACCATGCTCGGCGGCGAGGGCGAGCGCAACTACCTCCTCGTGGTCCAGAACAGCGCCGAGGCGCGCTCGCTGGGCGGTATCGGCGGATCGTTCGCGGTGCTGAACGTCAAGGACGGCCGCCTCTCGGTCACGGCGCAGGGGTCTTCCGCCGACGTCCCCAGCTTCGACGACCCGGTCATCCCGCTGACGGAGGACGAGGAGGCGACCCTCGGGCCGCTCTTCGCCATGTTCCCGCAGAACCCGACGATGAACCCTGACTTCCCCCGTGCGGCACAGGCCTTCCAGGCGATGTGGGAGGAGCGTCAGGGGCTGCGGGTCGACGGCGTGCTCGCGACCGACCCGGTCGCGCTCGCGGCCCTGCTCGAGGTGACGGGCCCGGTCGTCGTGCCGGCGTCCGGGACCGAGCTGTCCGCGGAGAACGCTGTCCAGGTCCTGCTGAGCGACACGTACGCCGACGTCGAGGGCAACGAGAGCCAGGATCTGTTCTTCCAGCAGGCCGCGGTGGCGGTGTTCGACGCCGTGACCTCGGTGTCCGACGCCAGAGCGCTCATGGAGCCCCTCGCCGGGTCTGCCCGCGAGGGTCGGCTGCTCATGTGGAGCGCTGACGAGGCCGAGCAGGGGCACCTCGACGGGACGGTGCTGGGCGGAAACCTGACGGGCGCACGGGGCACGTCACCGGTCGTCGGCGTCTACCTGAACGACTCCCTGTCGTCGAAGATGACGTACTACCTCGAGACGGAGACGCACCTGAGGACGGATGCGTGCGGTGCGGACGCGCCCTCGCTCGGCCTGGACCTGACGCTGCGCTCGACGGCGCCCGCGGGCGCTGCGGGCCTCAGCGACTGGGTCTCGGGCTGGTCGGACGGCACCCAGCTGTACAACGTGCTCGTCTATGCGCCCACGGGCGGCTCGATCGGCAAGGTGACGATCGACGGCGAGGAGATCGCGGAGGAGAACCGCAGCCGCGGCGTGCACGA